A window of Longispora fulva contains these coding sequences:
- a CDS encoding NUDIX hydrolase, with protein sequence MISPRLQTTAYILSPDRRSVLLMRRDKYPQDIHFGKYMGLGGHVEAGEDPVTCIRREIAEESGLTAGDLTLRGTVMWTNFANTDALCFMFRVDTFTGTHHGGNEEGTLEWVPLAEVRDKPMWDSDHEWLPMIFDDDQRQFHGVMPYDGYDMLSWSYQRI encoded by the coding sequence ATGATCTCGCCGAGACTGCAGACCACCGCCTACATCCTGTCCCCGGACCGCCGCTCCGTCCTCCTGATGCGCCGCGACAAGTACCCCCAGGACATCCACTTCGGGAAGTACATGGGCCTCGGAGGCCACGTCGAAGCCGGCGAGGATCCCGTCACCTGCATCCGCCGCGAGATCGCCGAGGAATCCGGCCTCACCGCCGGAGACCTCACACTGCGCGGCACGGTCATGTGGACCAACTTCGCCAACACGGACGCGCTCTGCTTCATGTTCCGCGTCGACACCTTCACCGGTACCCACCACGGCGGCAACGAGGAGGGCACCCTCGAATGGGTTCCCCTCGCCGAGGTGCGGGACAAGCCGATGTGGGACAGCGACCACGAATGGCTCCCGATGATCTTCGACGACGATCAGCGCCAGTTCCACGGCGTCATGCCCTACGACGGGTACGACATGCTCAGCTGGAGCTATCAGCGGATCTAG
- a CDS encoding MarR family winged helix-turn-helix transcriptional regulator has protein sequence MTGPVNVGLLMFIAHRAMEQRVLDAIAAAGYDDVTVAQARILQRIAPDGSRLTDLAEQAQITKQSAAFLVDQLEKAGYVERVPDPSDARARLIRFAERGLEAIPVAAAVAAQVEEEWGRHLGAQKMRQLRAALTLLREITDPYA, from the coding sequence ATGACTGGACCGGTCAACGTCGGGCTGTTGATGTTCATCGCGCACCGGGCGATGGAGCAGCGCGTCCTCGACGCGATCGCCGCCGCCGGGTACGACGACGTCACCGTCGCCCAGGCGCGAATCCTGCAGCGGATCGCCCCCGACGGATCCCGGTTGACGGACCTGGCCGAGCAGGCCCAGATCACCAAGCAGTCGGCCGCGTTCCTCGTCGATCAGCTGGAGAAGGCCGGGTATGTGGAGCGGGTGCCTGATCCGTCCGACGCGCGGGCGCGGCTGATCCGGTTCGCCGAGCGTGGGCTGGAGGCCATTCCGGTGGCCGCGGCGGTCGCCGCGCAGGTTGAGGAGGAGTGGGGGCGGCATCTCGGCGCGCAGAAGATGCGGCAGCTGCGTGCCGCGCTCACGCTGCTGCGCGAGATCACCGACCCCTACGCCTGA
- a CDS encoding TIGR02679 family protein — MIDPDRLRRLLGGTDTAWLIQRTRRRIELGQPLTGTITHNRPSPQERRAVESLLGRPPGRGTSLTVSLDEIDAALRRSGAHPDGLHAAVTLLLGPITHRASAETALAEAWDTALAPLATLIAQRPELRAWYDEPRTAALIRRIGGSPAEAAPLMVALARVLAGLPAAGVALSRYAADTTTDEHALDQGRPLAALALSAIRETWSTGDHPDTTPAQRRRALWDTVGVLLDELSSTVLALNLPAAPGTRLGRQVAVMVGEPVVLTLRQLAREPVRYTKAQVFVCENPAIVAAAADLLDADCPPLVCVNGQPSTATMRLLEALHHDGAELAYHGDFDWGGLRIANLLGSRIPWRPWRYTSADYLAAVAADQAGRALAGTPVDARWDPQLRDVMMAHGRRVAEERVLTDLLTDLTG; from the coding sequence GTGATCGACCCCGACCGGCTGCGACGGCTACTCGGCGGCACCGACACCGCCTGGCTCATCCAACGAACCCGCCGCCGGATCGAACTCGGACAACCACTCACCGGCACCATCACCCACAACCGCCCCAGCCCGCAGGAGCGACGTGCGGTGGAATCGCTGCTGGGCCGACCCCCGGGCCGAGGCACGTCGCTGACCGTATCGCTCGACGAGATCGACGCGGCGCTACGGCGAAGCGGCGCGCACCCCGACGGCCTGCACGCGGCAGTCACCCTCCTCCTCGGGCCGATCACGCACCGCGCGTCGGCGGAAACGGCCCTCGCCGAAGCCTGGGACACCGCACTCGCCCCACTGGCGACGCTCATCGCGCAGCGTCCCGAGTTGCGGGCCTGGTACGACGAGCCGCGCACCGCCGCCCTCATCCGCCGCATCGGTGGCAGCCCGGCCGAAGCAGCCCCGCTGATGGTCGCACTCGCGCGGGTCCTCGCCGGGCTGCCAGCGGCTGGCGTCGCCCTGTCGAGGTACGCGGCCGACACCACGACCGACGAGCACGCCCTCGACCAGGGGCGCCCACTCGCAGCTCTGGCACTGTCCGCGATCCGCGAGACCTGGTCGACAGGGGATCACCCGGACACGACCCCCGCGCAACGTCGACGCGCGCTGTGGGACACGGTCGGCGTCCTCCTCGACGAACTCTCCTCCACCGTGCTCGCGCTCAACCTGCCAGCGGCACCCGGTACGAGGCTGGGTCGACAGGTAGCGGTCATGGTCGGTGAACCTGTCGTGCTCACGTTGCGCCAGCTCGCCCGGGAGCCCGTTCGGTACACGAAAGCTCAGGTTTTCGTCTGTGAGAATCCTGCGATCGTCGCCGCCGCGGCTGACCTGTTGGATGCAGACTGTCCGCCGCTCGTGTGTGTCAACGGCCAACCGAGCACCGCGACGATGAGGCTCCTCGAAGCTCTCCACCATGACGGCGCTGAGCTGGCCTATCATGGCGACTTCGACTGGGGCGGCCTCCGGATCGCCAACCTGCTGGGATCCAGGATCCCGTGGCGACCATGGCGCTACACCAGCGCCGACTACCTGGCTGCCGTGGCAGCCGACCAGGCAGGCCGGGCTCTTGCCGGGACTCCGGTCGATGCGCGATGGGATCCCCAACTGCGCGACGTGATGATGGCGCATGGCAGACGGGTGGCGGAGGAACGTGTCCTCACGGACCTGCTGACAGATCTGACCGGCTAA
- a CDS encoding DinB family protein, whose product MNRERADLVETLAKHRFFLRNTTRDLGDTDARKRTTVSALHLGGLIKHVAATEKVWVDFILTGPDAFMTGEDWEAWAALHTMFEHETLEGLLAEYEKVAARTDELIATLDLDADQPLPPAPWFEPGARWSARRVLLHLIAETSQHAGHADIIRESLDGAKSMG is encoded by the coding sequence ATGAACCGCGAGCGCGCCGACCTGGTCGAGACCCTGGCGAAGCACCGCTTCTTCCTGCGCAACACGACCCGCGACCTCGGGGACACCGACGCCCGCAAGCGCACCACGGTCAGCGCCCTGCACCTGGGCGGCCTGATCAAGCACGTCGCCGCGACCGAGAAAGTCTGGGTGGACTTCATCCTCACCGGCCCGGATGCGTTCATGACGGGCGAGGACTGGGAGGCCTGGGCCGCGCTGCACACGATGTTCGAGCACGAGACCCTGGAGGGGTTGCTCGCGGAGTACGAGAAGGTCGCCGCCCGGACCGACGAGCTGATCGCGACCCTGGATCTCGACGCCGACCAGCCGCTGCCGCCGGCGCCGTGGTTCGAGCCGGGCGCGCGCTGGTCGGCGCGGCGGGTGCTGCTGCACCTGATCGCGGAGACGTCCCAGCACGCCGGGCACGCGGACATCATCCGGGAGTCGCTGGACGGGGCGAAGTCGATGGGTTGA
- a CDS encoding nitroreductase family protein, translated as MEYTEVIRRRRMVRQFSDRELSSEAIEKILASALRAPSAGFAQGWAFLVLTEAADRARFWRFAPNQATHMPGSCAAPLIIVPLANEAIYIEHYRNKGSNLTAENWPAPYWFIDTGMATLLMLLTAVDEGLDGLLFWLVPPAERIKEGYPTAEHLDEFRAEFGVPAEYTPVGGVAIGYRSEDLAPQRPGLAEARRGLGEVVHRGHWGG; from the coding sequence ATGGAGTACACCGAGGTCATCCGTCGGCGTCGCATGGTGCGCCAGTTCTCCGATCGGGAACTCAGCTCCGAGGCGATCGAGAAGATCTTGGCGAGCGCGCTGCGCGCACCCTCGGCGGGCTTCGCGCAGGGCTGGGCGTTTCTCGTGCTCACCGAGGCCGCCGACCGGGCACGTTTCTGGCGGTTCGCGCCGAACCAGGCCACGCACATGCCCGGGAGCTGCGCGGCACCGTTGATCATCGTGCCGCTGGCCAACGAGGCGATCTACATCGAGCACTACCGGAACAAGGGCAGCAACCTCACCGCGGAGAACTGGCCGGCGCCGTACTGGTTCATCGACACCGGGATGGCGACGCTGCTGATGTTGTTGACCGCCGTGGACGAGGGTCTCGACGGGCTGCTGTTCTGGCTCGTCCCCCCGGCGGAGCGAATCAAGGAGGGCTACCCGACGGCGGAGCACCTCGACGAGTTCCGGGCCGAGTTCGGGGTGCCGGCGGAGTACACGCCGGTGGGCGGGGTCGCGATCGGTTATCGATCCGAGGATCTCGCGCCGCAGCGGCCCGGGCTCGCGGAGGCGCGGCGGGGGCTGGGCGAGGTCGTGCACCGGGGCCATTGGGGCGGGTAG
- a CDS encoding maleylpyruvate isomerase family mycothiol-dependent enzyme, with translation MDREESWRLIADQRRGLADLLSGLAPAEWETPSLCAGWRVRDVAAHVALAPQVPSPWSMLVEGVRARGSFHRLNHDLAVRHADRPAAQLIAELRDLADSRRLPVVTNYRNIVFDILVHGQDIAVPLGRSHPMPVAAARAGAERVWFMGWPFRARRRLRGYRLTATDTDWTVGAGADIQGPISALLLLLTGRGVALSRLTGPGVTALSEARGAR, from the coding sequence ATGGACAGGGAAGAGAGCTGGCGGCTGATCGCCGACCAACGGCGCGGCCTCGCCGACCTGCTGTCGGGCCTGGCGCCGGCGGAGTGGGAGACGCCGTCGCTGTGCGCGGGCTGGCGGGTCCGCGACGTCGCCGCGCACGTCGCACTGGCCCCACAGGTCCCCAGCCCGTGGTCGATGCTCGTCGAGGGCGTCCGGGCCCGGGGCAGCTTCCACCGGCTCAACCACGACCTCGCCGTCCGACACGCCGACCGCCCGGCCGCCCAGCTGATCGCCGAGCTGCGCGACCTGGCCGACTCGCGCAGACTGCCCGTGGTCACCAACTACCGCAATATCGTCTTCGACATTCTCGTGCACGGCCAGGACATCGCCGTCCCACTCGGTCGCAGCCATCCGATGCCCGTGGCGGCCGCGCGCGCCGGTGCGGAGCGGGTCTGGTTCATGGGCTGGCCGTTCCGGGCCCGGCGCCGGTTGCGGGGCTACCGGCTGACCGCGACCGACACGGACTGGACGGTCGGCGCGGGCGCGGATATTCAGGGTCCGATCTCCGCCCTCCTGCTTCTGCTGACCGGCCGGGGCGTGGCGCTGTCGCGACTGACCGGCCCTGGCGTCACCGCGCTCTCGGAGGCAAGGGGCGCGCGGTAG
- a CDS encoding DUF6289 family protein: protein MIRRTVIAGLVAATAAITLVVPASPAYARACSYGSICTTYWYSDAAHTNMVGSLYEECDGSIYKWGTHGSYVTFREDPC from the coding sequence ATGATCCGACGTACCGTCATTGCCGGACTCGTCGCGGCCACCGCCGCGATCACTTTGGTCGTGCCGGCCTCCCCGGCATACGCTCGCGCCTGTTCCTACGGCTCCATCTGCACCACCTACTGGTACAGCGACGCGGCCCACACCAACATGGTCGGGAGCTTGTACGAGGAGTGCGACGGCTCCATCTACAAGTGGGGCACCCACGGCAGCTACGTGACCTTCCGCGAGGACCCCTGCTGA
- a CDS encoding MFS transporter has product MLINRDYRRLWFGQAVSLVGNTVFDTSLLLWVGAVLLKGRSYAPAVSSALLAVIAAVTILVAPVAGVLADRWDKRRTMLRTELLRCVLIAGLTVLSALPAGVVPVWGTLTVIALTVVATTAAAQFFGPSRFVLIGDVVPSAHRGRASSYGQAASAMATIIGPPLAAPLLITAGVPWALGVNAASFLVSFMAIRSIRTPHPPSEPSRARPAAKSGVGAELLVGLRLVGAHRVLRAVLITGLIVMLGAGTLGALDVYFVSENLHAAPKWLGLLGAASGAGFLIGGLTSGFLGDRFGHTRIFTIALMTAAGAFLLYSRLGAITPAVAAIALFSVAAGTVETVTTPVLLGAVPRDHLGRVISVFAPTYKLASLISIAAAGAIVGAFPAGAHATVAGVAFGRIDTVFTATALLLLAGGVHAALALRGTHQQSLANND; this is encoded by the coding sequence ATGCTGATCAACCGAGACTACCGACGCCTGTGGTTCGGCCAAGCCGTCTCCCTCGTCGGCAACACGGTCTTCGACACCAGCCTGCTGCTGTGGGTCGGCGCAGTCCTGCTCAAAGGTCGCTCCTACGCCCCCGCCGTCAGCAGCGCCCTACTCGCCGTCATCGCCGCGGTGACCATCCTCGTGGCCCCAGTCGCCGGCGTCCTGGCGGACCGCTGGGACAAGCGCCGAACGATGCTGCGCACCGAACTGCTGCGCTGCGTGCTGATCGCGGGCCTCACAGTGCTGTCCGCGCTGCCGGCAGGGGTAGTACCCGTCTGGGGGACGCTGACGGTGATCGCCCTGACCGTGGTCGCGACCACGGCCGCCGCGCAGTTCTTCGGGCCGTCGCGCTTCGTGCTCATCGGCGACGTCGTTCCCAGCGCCCACCGCGGCCGGGCCTCCAGCTACGGCCAGGCAGCCTCGGCGATGGCCACCATCATCGGCCCACCGCTGGCGGCACCACTTCTCATCACCGCCGGCGTGCCGTGGGCGCTGGGCGTCAACGCCGCCTCGTTTCTGGTCTCGTTCATGGCGATTCGCTCGATCCGCACACCGCACCCGCCCAGCGAACCGAGCCGGGCACGCCCGGCCGCGAAGTCCGGCGTAGGTGCCGAACTGCTCGTGGGGCTGCGGCTCGTCGGCGCGCATCGGGTGCTGCGCGCCGTCCTGATCACCGGCCTGATCGTCATGCTCGGAGCGGGAACACTCGGCGCACTCGACGTGTACTTCGTCAGCGAGAACCTGCACGCCGCCCCGAAATGGCTCGGCCTGCTCGGAGCGGCCTCGGGGGCCGGCTTTCTCATCGGCGGGCTTACCTCCGGCTTTCTCGGTGACCGGTTCGGGCACACCCGGATCTTCACCATCGCGCTGATGACCGCCGCAGGGGCCTTTCTTCTCTACTCCCGTCTCGGCGCCATCACACCCGCCGTCGCCGCCATCGCGCTGTTCAGCGTCGCCGCCGGCACGGTGGAGACCGTCACCACGCCCGTGCTCCTGGGCGCTGTGCCCCGCGACCACCTCGGCAGGGTGATCTCGGTGTTCGCCCCCACATACAAGCTCGCCTCACTGATCTCCATCGCCGCCGCCGGAGCCATCGTCGGCGCGTTCCCCGCAGGCGCCCACGCGACCGTCGCGGGAGTCGCCTTCGGTCGCATCGACACCGTCTTCACCGCCACCGCCCTCCTGCTCCTCGCCGGAGGAGTCCACGCCGCACTCGCTCTGCGCGGCACCCACCAACAGAGCCTCGCGAACAACGACTGA